The Kitasatospora paranensis genome has a window encoding:
- a CDS encoding sensor histidine kinase, protein MAGPHQASPMTGPGDRAATGSADQNSDTVADGTDNADEGRGRSRLRGSLTYRRAKGLNRLSLRNWRIRTRLIALLLLPVMVSLVLGGLRVQTSMQNSSQLAQMTDLADLAQKATALADALETERDISAGPLTANPGKQDPDVVDAQKRSDQLSKAFATSADKFDELDLAGGKALLLQVRKDLNQLSEARGSAYTSQDNIQPTILNYDVIIKGLISITEEIAIASNSTELIKVTRALSQFALSKENTSMQRALIAAALARRGGADLSTSDETFGIRLQISEESALANFTAIYGDDEARRLRAPMSFNQTIADTDRYTQQVLNTNGIRQSQPRTYTDWYDAASAKINQEQRIETQLLEVLDGKAQKLQSDADTQTLINAALIAVVLIVAIAGAAVVARSMVRSLTRLQAAAEDVAERRLPELVKTLSESDPHDVDVTVEPVGVDSTDEIGHVAHAFDMVHREAVRLAAEQALLRGNINAMFTNLSRRSQGLIQRQLSLISELESREADPDQLASLFKLDHLATRMRRNGENLLVLAGEDPGRRWTRPVPLVDVLRAAASEVEQYERIELAAVPSTEVAGRVVNDLVHLLAELLENATSFSSPQTRVRVTGHALPDGRVLVEIHDTGIGLSPDDLADINERLANPPTVDVSVSRRMGLFVVGRLSLRHGIRIQLRPSDSGGTTALVMLPVDVANSADRRAGRPGQGGAAGKQRGLAPTPRQGNRASAAEALAGRAAAALGQAPAGAPQGGGRPQLGQGGPQAPQQPQQNQQPQQNQQPGIPAQGGRGPGSGLPTREAGQALRESGGPGQQGQGGPQGQGGQPQQRRVPGASGAPGVQGGPGGLPRRGAQPEQSAPAGAPERRPMPERPRPGDGPQTRGERPQPGFPGEQGRPTRPQQQQPQQQMPQRGQAPFAPGEPGPVESTVQFSRPQFEASDIDPRDPLGLGLVEPVLPDPSQQMGPGHPYEQQAPQQAPQQRQQPMALPTGPGVEDTQQWFRPDESSRPAPEQARQRPQQYQQEQQYRPQRPGTTAPGFDPSAPQPQRPQAPQQGQQPPQSRPQPGGPLQGGPRRSEPQSAGQPRREAPDAPWRPSANDERWRRAEQVREPSTSGLTTSGLPRRTPQANLVSGTAEAAPLTGPQVSRSPEEVRGRLTNLRRGIQQGRQAGQGQPPAQGQQQHGFDGFGQNHQER, encoded by the coding sequence GTGGCAGGCCCCCACCAGGCATCGCCGATGACGGGCCCGGGCGACCGGGCGGCCACCGGTTCCGCCGACCAGAACAGCGACACGGTTGCCGACGGCACCGACAACGCCGACGAGGGACGCGGTCGCTCGCGCCTGCGCGGCTCACTGACCTACCGCAGAGCGAAGGGCCTCAACCGGCTCTCGCTGCGGAACTGGCGCATCCGTACGCGCCTGATCGCGCTGCTGCTGCTCCCCGTGATGGTGTCGCTCGTGCTCGGTGGTCTGCGCGTGCAGACCTCGATGCAGAACTCCAGCCAGCTGGCCCAGATGACCGACCTCGCGGACCTCGCCCAGAAGGCGACCGCGCTGGCCGACGCCCTGGAGACCGAGCGCGACATCAGCGCCGGCCCGCTGACGGCGAACCCCGGCAAGCAGGACCCGGACGTCGTCGACGCCCAGAAGCGGAGCGACCAGCTCAGCAAGGCGTTCGCGACCAGCGCCGACAAGTTCGACGAGCTGGACCTCGCCGGTGGAAAGGCCCTGCTGCTGCAGGTCCGCAAGGACCTCAACCAGCTCTCCGAGGCCCGCGGCAGCGCGTACACCAGCCAGGACAACATCCAGCCGACGATCCTGAACTACGACGTCATCATCAAGGGCCTGATCTCGATCACCGAGGAGATCGCGATCGCGTCGAACTCCACCGAGCTGATCAAGGTCACCCGGGCGCTCAGCCAGTTCGCGCTGTCCAAGGAGAACACCTCCATGCAGCGCGCGCTGATCGCGGCCGCGCTGGCCCGGCGCGGTGGCGCGGACCTGTCCACCTCGGACGAGACGTTCGGTATCCGCCTCCAGATCTCCGAGGAGAGCGCGCTCGCCAACTTCACCGCCATCTACGGCGATGACGAGGCCCGCCGGCTGCGCGCCCCGATGAGCTTCAACCAGACCATCGCGGACACCGACCGGTACACCCAGCAGGTGCTGAACACCAACGGCATCCGGCAGAGCCAGCCGCGCACCTACACGGACTGGTACGACGCGGCCAGCGCCAAGATCAACCAGGAACAGCGGATCGAGACCCAGCTGCTGGAGGTCCTGGACGGCAAGGCGCAGAAGCTGCAGTCCGACGCCGACACCCAGACCCTCATCAACGCCGCGCTGATCGCCGTCGTCCTCATCGTCGCCATCGCCGGTGCCGCCGTCGTGGCGCGCTCGATGGTGCGCTCGCTGACCCGGCTGCAGGCCGCGGCCGAGGACGTCGCCGAGCGGCGGCTGCCCGAGCTGGTCAAGACCCTGTCCGAGAGCGACCCGCACGACGTCGACGTCACCGTCGAACCCGTCGGCGTCGACTCGACGGACGAGATCGGCCACGTGGCGCACGCGTTCGACATGGTGCACCGCGAGGCCGTCCGCCTCGCCGCCGAGCAGGCGCTGCTCCGAGGCAACATCAACGCGATGTTCACCAACCTCTCGCGCCGCAGCCAGGGCCTCATCCAGCGCCAGCTGTCGCTCATCTCCGAGCTGGAGAGCCGCGAGGCCGACCCGGACCAGCTGGCCAGCCTCTTCAAGCTGGACCACCTCGCGACCCGTATGCGCCGCAACGGTGAAAACCTCCTCGTCCTCGCGGGTGAGGACCCGGGCCGCCGGTGGACCCGCCCCGTCCCGCTGGTCGACGTGCTCCGCGCCGCCGCCTCCGAGGTGGAGCAGTACGAGCGCATCGAACTCGCCGCGGTGCCGTCGACCGAGGTCGCCGGCCGCGTCGTCAACGACCTCGTCCACCTCCTCGCCGAGCTGCTGGAGAACGCCACGTCGTTCTCCAGCCCGCAGACCCGCGTCCGGGTCACCGGCCACGCGCTGCCCGACGGCCGCGTGCTGGTCGAGATCCACGACACCGGCATCGGCCTGAGCCCGGACGACCTCGCGGACATCAACGAGCGCCTGGCCAACCCGCCCACGGTCGACGTGTCGGTCTCCCGCCGCATGGGCCTGTTCGTGGTCGGCCGCCTGTCCCTGCGACACGGCATCCGCATCCAGCTCCGTCCCAGCGACTCGGGCGGCACCACCGCGCTCGTCATGCTGCCGGTCGACGTCGCCAACTCCGCCGACCGCCGTGCCGGCCGCCCGGGCCAGGGCGGCGCCGCCGGCAAGCAGCGCGGTCTCGCCCCGACCCCGCGTCAGGGCAACCGGGCCAGCGCCGCCGAGGCGCTGGCCGGCCGGGCCGCGGCCGCACTGGGCCAGGCCCCGGCCGGTGCCCCGCAGGGCGGCGGACGTCCGCAGCTCGGCCAGGGCGGCCCGCAGGCTCCGCAGCAGCCCCAGCAGAACCAGCAGCCTCAGCAGAACCAGCAGCCGGGCATCCCCGCCCAGGGCGGCCGGGGCCCCGGCTCCGGCCTGCCGACCCGCGAGGCCGGCCAGGCGCTGCGCGAGAGCGGTGGCCCCGGTCAGCAGGGTCAGGGCGGCCCGCAGGGCCAGGGCGGCCAGCCGCAGCAGCGGCGGGTGCCCGGTGCCTCCGGCGCCCCCGGTGTCCAGGGCGGCCCCGGCGGGCTGCCGCGACGCGGCGCCCAGCCGGAGCAGTCCGCACCCGCGGGCGCCCCCGAGCGCCGACCGATGCCCGAGCGTCCGCGCCCGGGCGACGGCCCGCAGACCCGCGGCGAGCGCCCGCAGCCCGGCTTCCCGGGCGAGCAGGGCCGGCCCACCCGCCCGCAGCAGCAGCAGCCCCAGCAGCAGATGCCGCAGCGCGGTCAGGCCCCGTTCGCCCCCGGCGAGCCGGGCCCGGTCGAGAGCACCGTGCAGTTCTCCCGGCCGCAGTTCGAGGCCAGCGACATCGACCCGCGCGACCCGCTGGGCCTCGGCCTGGTGGAGCCGGTGCTGCCGGACCCGTCGCAGCAGATGGGCCCCGGCCACCCGTACGAGCAGCAGGCGCCGCAGCAGGCTCCCCAGCAGCGCCAGCAGCCGATGGCACTGCCGACCGGCCCGGGCGTCGAGGACACCCAGCAGTGGTTCCGCCCCGACGAGTCGTCCCGGCCGGCGCCGGAGCAGGCGCGTCAGCGCCCGCAGCAGTACCAGCAGGAGCAGCAGTACCGGCCGCAGCGCCCCGGCACCACCGCGCCCGGGTTCGACCCGTCCGCACCGCAGCCGCAGCGCCCGCAGGCGCCGCAGCAGGGCCAGCAGCCCCCGCAGTCCCGGCCGCAGCCGGGCGGCCCGCTCCAGGGCGGCCCCCGCCGCTCGGAGCCGCAGAGCGCGGGCCAGCCCCGCCGCGAGGCACCGGACGCCCCCTGGCGTCCGTCCGCCAACGACGAGCGCTGGCGCCGCGCCGAGCAGGTGCGGGAGCCCTCGACCAGCGGGCTGACCACGTCGGGCCTGCCCCGGCGCACCCCGCAGGCCAACCTGGTCTCCGGCACCGCCGAGGCGGCGCCGCTGACCGGTCCGCAGGTCTCCCGCAGTCCGGAGGAGGTGCGCGGGCGGCTGACCAACCTGCGCCGCGGTATCCAGCAGGGCCGCCAGGCGGGCCAGGGCCAGCCCCCGGCACAGGGCCAGCAGCAGCACGGCTTCGACGGCTTCGGCCAGAACCACCAGGAGCGTTGA
- a CDS encoding fumarylacetoacetate hydrolase family protein — MRIARFSVREGSPAAGSVSFGIVEGDTAQPESMVVHALTGHPFGQPQPSGEVYRLQDVRLLSPMLPNKIVAVGRNYAAHAAELGHEVPDVPLTFFKPSTAVIGPTEAIAYPPFSSDVQHEAELAVVIGRMCREVPLERVPEVILGYTCANDVTARDVQQREGQWARAKGFDTSCPLGPWIETELDPSDLAITCTVNGELRQTGRTSLMVRSVAELIVHISEAMTLLPGDVVLTGTPAGVGPLHVGDEVAVSVEGIGTLANKVIKRG; from the coding sequence GTGCGTATCGCCAGGTTTTCCGTCCGGGAGGGGAGTCCTGCCGCGGGCAGCGTCTCCTTCGGCATCGTCGAGGGCGACACCGCGCAACCCGAGTCGATGGTGGTGCACGCCCTGACGGGCCACCCCTTCGGCCAGCCGCAGCCGTCGGGGGAGGTCTACCGGCTGCAGGACGTCCGGCTGCTCTCCCCGATGCTCCCCAACAAGATCGTCGCGGTCGGCCGGAACTACGCGGCGCACGCCGCCGAGCTGGGCCACGAGGTCCCGGACGTCCCGCTGACCTTCTTCAAGCCGTCCACCGCGGTGATCGGCCCCACCGAGGCGATCGCCTACCCGCCGTTCTCCTCGGACGTCCAGCACGAGGCCGAACTCGCCGTGGTGATCGGCCGGATGTGCCGGGAGGTGCCGCTGGAGCGGGTCCCCGAGGTGATCCTCGGCTACACCTGCGCCAACGACGTGACCGCCCGCGACGTGCAGCAGCGCGAGGGCCAGTGGGCCCGGGCCAAGGGCTTCGACACCTCCTGCCCGCTCGGCCCCTGGATCGAGACCGAGCTCGACCCGTCGGACCTGGCCATCACCTGCACCGTCAACGGCGAGCTGCGGCAGACCGGCCGCACCTCCCTGATGGTCCGCTCCGTCGCGGAACTGATCGTGCACATCTCCGAGGCGATGACGCTGCTCCCCGGCGACGTCGTCCTCACCGGCACCCCCGCGGGTGTCGGCCCCCTCCATGTCGGCGACGAGGTCGCCGTCTCCGTCGAAGGCATCGGCACTCTCGCCAACAAGGTGATCAAGCGTGGCTAA
- the gltX gene encoding glutamate--tRNA ligase: MANSTAGSDVRVRFCPSPTGNPHVGLVRTALFNWAFARHHGGTLVFRIEDTDAARDSEDSYNQLLDAMRWLGFDWDEGPEVGGPHAPYRQSQRMDIYADVARRLHEAGHAYRCYCTTEELDSRREAARAAGRPSGYDGHCRDLTADQVAVYEQEGRTSILRFRMPDTALVFDDLVRGPVSFDPKDVPDYGIVRANGAPLYTLVNPVDDALMGITHVLRGEDLLSSTPRQIALYAALAEIGVGAGATPRFGHLPYVMGEGNKKLSKRDPQASLNLYRERGFLPEGLLNYLALLGWSLAEDRDIFDLDEMVAAFDVADVNANPARFDLKKCEHINAEHLRRLAPEEFVERLVPYLQAPGLLPAEPTAAQRELLAKAAPLTQERMVVLSEIVTMAGFLFVDPAEFAVDPEDAAKVLTADARPVLEASVKALEALEDFTPEPIQAALRAALVDGLGIKPKFAFTPLRVAVTGRRVSPPLFESMELLGRAETLRRLNAALELAPAS, translated from the coding sequence GTGGCTAACTCCACCGCGGGCTCGGACGTCCGGGTCCGCTTCTGCCCGTCCCCGACCGGCAACCCGCACGTCGGTCTCGTCCGCACCGCCCTGTTCAACTGGGCCTTCGCCCGCCACCACGGCGGCACGCTGGTCTTCCGGATCGAGGACACCGATGCGGCCCGCGACTCCGAGGACTCCTACAACCAGCTGCTGGACGCGATGCGCTGGCTCGGCTTCGACTGGGACGAGGGCCCGGAGGTCGGCGGCCCGCACGCGCCGTACCGGCAGTCGCAGCGGATGGACATCTACGCCGACGTCGCCCGCAGGCTGCACGAGGCCGGCCACGCCTACCGCTGCTACTGCACCACCGAGGAGCTCGACAGCCGCCGCGAGGCCGCCCGCGCGGCCGGCCGGCCGTCCGGCTACGACGGCCACTGCCGCGACCTGACGGCGGACCAGGTCGCCGTGTACGAGCAGGAGGGCCGCACCTCCATCCTGCGCTTCAGGATGCCCGACACCGCACTGGTCTTCGACGACCTGGTGCGCGGCCCGGTCAGCTTCGACCCGAAGGACGTGCCGGACTACGGCATCGTCCGGGCCAACGGCGCCCCGCTCTACACCCTGGTCAACCCGGTCGACGACGCGCTGATGGGCATCACCCACGTGCTGCGCGGCGAGGACCTGCTCTCCTCCACGCCGCGTCAGATCGCCCTGTACGCCGCGCTCGCCGAGATCGGTGTCGGCGCCGGCGCCACCCCGCGCTTCGGCCACCTGCCGTACGTGATGGGCGAGGGCAACAAGAAGCTCTCCAAGCGCGACCCGCAGGCCTCGCTCAACCTGTACCGCGAGCGCGGCTTCCTCCCCGAGGGCCTGCTCAACTACCTGGCGCTGCTGGGCTGGTCGCTCGCCGAGGACCGCGACATCTTCGACCTCGACGAGATGGTCGCGGCCTTCGACGTCGCCGATGTGAACGCCAACCCGGCCCGCTTCGACCTGAAGAAGTGCGAGCACATCAACGCCGAGCACCTGCGCCGGCTGGCGCCCGAGGAGTTCGTCGAGCGGCTGGTGCCGTACCTCCAGGCCCCCGGCCTGCTGCCGGCCGAGCCCACCGCGGCCCAGCGCGAGCTGCTGGCGAAGGCGGCCCCGCTCACCCAGGAGCGGATGGTCGTGCTGAGCGAGATCGTCACGATGGCCGGATTCCTCTTCGTCGACCCGGCCGAGTTCGCCGTCGACCCCGAGGACGCCGCGAAGGTGCTGACCGCCGACGCCCGCCCGGTGCTGGAGGCCTCCGTCAAGGCGCTGGAGGCGCTGGAGGACTTCACCCCGGAGCCGATCCAGGCGGCGCTGCGCGCGGCGCTGGTGGACGGCCTGGGTATCAAGCCGAAGTTCGCCTTCACCCCGCTGCGGGTGGCGGTCACCGGCCGCCGGGTCTCGCCGCCGCTCTTCGAGTCGATGGAGCTGCTGGGCCGCGCCGAGACGCTGCGCCGGCTGAACGCCGCCCTGGAGCTCGCGCCGGCCTCCTGA
- the ndgR gene encoding IclR family transcriptional regulator NdgR: MDNTSGVGVLDKAALVLSALESGPATLAGLVAATGLARPTAHRLAVALEHHRLVTRDMQGRFILGPRLAELSAAAGEDRLLATAGPVLTHLRDVTGESAQLYRRQGEMRICVAAAERLSGLRDTVPVGSTLPMKAGSAAQVLLAWEEPERLHRGLQGARFTATALSGVRRRGWAQSIGEREPGVASVSAPVRGPSNRVVAAVSVSGPIERLTRHPGRMHAQAIIEAANRLTEALRRG, encoded by the coding sequence ATGGACAACACTAGCGGCGTCGGCGTTCTCGACAAGGCCGCTCTGGTGCTCAGCGCACTGGAGTCGGGCCCCGCCACGTTGGCGGGGCTGGTCGCCGCCACCGGTCTGGCGCGGCCCACGGCCCACCGGCTCGCCGTCGCACTCGAACACCACCGCCTGGTCACCAGGGACATGCAGGGCCGGTTCATCCTCGGCCCCCGACTTGCCGAGCTCTCGGCTGCCGCGGGCGAGGACCGCCTGCTCGCCACCGCAGGCCCGGTGCTCACGCACCTGCGCGACGTCACCGGCGAGAGCGCGCAGCTCTACCGCCGCCAGGGCGAGATGCGGATCTGCGTCGCGGCCGCCGAGCGGCTCTCGGGCCTGCGGGACACCGTCCCGGTCGGCTCCACGCTGCCGATGAAGGCCGGCTCCGCCGCGCAGGTCCTGCTCGCCTGGGAGGAGCCCGAGCGCCTCCACCGCGGCCTGCAGGGCGCCCGCTTCACCGCCACCGCGCTCAGCGGCGTCCGGCGGCGCGGCTGGGCCCAGTCCATCGGCGAGCGGGAACCGGGCGTGGCGTCCGTCTCCGCACCCGTCCGCGGCCCCTCCAACCGCGTGGTGGCCGCCGTCTCGGTCTCCGGCCCGATCGAGCGCCTGACCCGCCACCCGGGCCGCATGCACGCCCAGGCCATCATCGAGGCCGCGAACCGCCTCACCGAGGCGCTGCGCCGCGGTTGA
- the leuC gene encoding 3-isopropylmalate dehydratase large subunit, whose protein sequence is MGRTLAEKVWDDHVVRRAEGEPDLLFIDLHLLHEVTSPQAFDGLRLAGRPVRRTDLTIATEDHNTPTLDIDKPIADPVSRVQLETLRKNAAEFGVRIHSLGDVEQGVVHVVGPQLGLTQPGTTVVCGDSHTSTHGAFGALAFGIGTSQVEHVLATQTLPLAPFKTMAITVEGELPEGVTAKDLILAIITRIGTGGGQGYVLEYRGSAIRSLSMEARMTICNMSIEAGARAGMIAPDRTTFDYLQGRPHAPQGEDWDAAVAYWETLTTDEDAVFDAEVFIDATALTPFVTWGTNPGQGAPLGASVPDPASFEDPQERTAAENALKYMGLEAGTPLREVAVDAVFVGSCTNGRIEDLRAAAAILDGRQVAEGVRMLVVPGSVRVALQAVEEGLDKVFTAAGAEWRHAGCSMCLGMNPDQLAPGERCASTSNRNFEGRQGKGGRTHLVSPQVAAATAVLGRLAAPADLSSNVAVEV, encoded by the coding sequence ATGGGACGGACACTCGCAGAGAAGGTCTGGGACGACCACGTCGTCAGGCGCGCCGAGGGCGAGCCCGACCTGCTCTTCATCGACCTGCACCTGCTGCACGAGGTCACCAGCCCGCAGGCCTTCGACGGCCTCCGGCTGGCCGGCCGGCCGGTCCGCCGCACCGATCTGACGATCGCCACCGAGGACCACAACACCCCGACCCTCGACATCGACAAGCCGATCGCCGACCCGGTCTCGCGCGTCCAGCTGGAGACGCTGCGCAAGAACGCCGCCGAGTTCGGCGTGCGCATCCACTCGCTGGGCGACGTCGAGCAGGGCGTCGTGCACGTGGTCGGCCCGCAGCTCGGCCTGACCCAGCCCGGCACCACCGTGGTCTGCGGCGACTCCCACACCTCCACCCACGGCGCGTTCGGCGCCCTGGCGTTCGGCATCGGCACCAGCCAGGTCGAGCACGTGCTGGCGACCCAGACGCTGCCGCTGGCCCCGTTCAAGACCATGGCGATCACCGTCGAGGGCGAGCTGCCCGAGGGCGTCACCGCCAAGGACCTGATCCTGGCCATCATCACCAGGATCGGCACCGGCGGCGGCCAGGGCTACGTCCTGGAGTACCGCGGCTCGGCGATCCGCAGCCTCTCCATGGAGGCCCGGATGACGATCTGCAACATGTCCATCGAGGCGGGCGCCCGGGCCGGCATGATCGCCCCGGACCGGACCACCTTCGACTACCTCCAGGGCCGCCCGCACGCCCCGCAGGGCGAGGACTGGGACGCCGCGGTGGCGTACTGGGAGACCCTGACCACCGACGAGGACGCGGTCTTCGACGCCGAGGTCTTCATCGACGCGACCGCGCTGACCCCGTTCGTCACCTGGGGCACCAACCCGGGCCAGGGCGCCCCGCTGGGCGCCAGCGTCCCGGACCCGGCGTCCTTCGAGGACCCGCAGGAGCGCACCGCCGCCGAGAACGCCCTGAAGTACATGGGCCTGGAGGCCGGCACCCCACTGCGCGAGGTCGCCGTCGACGCCGTGTTCGTCGGCTCCTGCACCAACGGCCGGATCGAGGACCTCCGGGCCGCCGCCGCGATCCTGGACGGCCGCCAGGTCGCCGAGGGCGTGCGGATGCTGGTCGTCCCGGGCTCCGTCCGGGTCGCCCTGCAGGCCGTGGAGGAGGGCCTGGACAAGGTGTTCACCGCCGCCGGCGCCGAGTGGCGCCACGCGGGCTGCTCCATGTGCCTGGGCATGAACCCGGACCAGCTGGCCCCGGGCGAGCGCTGCGCCTCCACCTCGAACCGCAACTTCGAGGGCCGCCAGGGCAAGGGCGGCCGCACCCACCTGGTCTCGCCGCAGGTCGCCGCCGCGACCGCCGTGCTGGGCCGGCTGGCCGCGCCCGCCGACCTGTCGTCCAACGTCGCCGTGGAGGTCTGA
- the leuD gene encoding 3-isopropylmalate dehydratase small subunit encodes MEKFTTHTGRAVPLRRSNVDTDQIIPAHWLKKVTRSGFEDGLFEAWRKDEDFVLNRPERQGASVLVAGPEFGTGSSREHAVWALQNFGFQAVVSSRFADIFRGNSLKNGLLTVVLPQETVERLWALTEADPTAEITVDLEAREVRAEGITASFELDDNVRWRLLNGLDDISITLQNEADIAAFEATRPSFKPRTLPVA; translated from the coding sequence ATGGAGAAGTTCACCACCCACACCGGCCGCGCCGTTCCGCTGCGCCGCTCCAACGTGGACACCGACCAGATCATCCCGGCGCACTGGCTGAAGAAGGTCACCCGCTCCGGCTTCGAGGACGGCCTGTTCGAGGCCTGGCGCAAGGACGAGGACTTCGTCCTCAACCGCCCCGAGCGGCAGGGCGCCAGCGTGCTGGTGGCCGGCCCGGAGTTCGGCACCGGCTCCTCCCGCGAGCACGCCGTCTGGGCGCTGCAGAACTTCGGCTTCCAGGCCGTCGTCTCCTCGCGCTTCGCCGACATCTTCCGCGGCAACTCGCTGAAGAACGGCCTGCTGACGGTCGTCCTCCCGCAGGAGACCGTCGAGCGGCTGTGGGCGCTGACCGAGGCCGACCCGACCGCCGAGATCACCGTCGACCTGGAGGCCCGCGAGGTCCGCGCCGAGGGCATCACGGCCTCCTTCGAGCTGGACGACAACGTCCGCTGGCGGCTGCTGAACGGCCTGGACGACATCAGCATCACGCTGCAGAACGAGGCCGACATCGCCGCCTTCGAGGCGACCCGGCCCTCGTTCAAGCCGCGGACCCTGCCGGTGGCCTGA
- a CDS encoding HU family DNA-binding protein, translating into MNKAQLVEAVAEQLGGRKAAAEAVDAVLDTMVRAVVAGDRVSVTGFGTFEKVERSARFARNPQTGERVKVKKTSVPRFRPGQGFKDLVSGAKKLPKEGPSVKKAPKGSLTPGKSGGTTAAVKRAAGKRVAAAAGTAAAATKKTAAKKTTTATRTTAAAAKKTTATAKKAAPAKTAAAAKKTTATAKKAAPAKTAAAAKKTTATAKKATATAKKTAPAKKTATRKTTARKTAAK; encoded by the coding sequence GTGAACAAGGCTCAGCTTGTCGAAGCGGTGGCCGAGCAGCTGGGTGGTCGCAAGGCTGCCGCAGAGGCCGTCGACGCAGTGCTCGACACCATGGTGCGTGCCGTCGTGGCGGGAGACCGGGTCTCGGTCACCGGCTTCGGCACCTTCGAGAAGGTGGAGCGCTCCGCGCGCTTCGCCCGCAACCCGCAGACCGGTGAGCGCGTGAAGGTCAAGAAGACCTCGGTGCCGCGCTTCCGTCCCGGCCAGGGCTTCAAGGACCTCGTCTCCGGCGCCAAGAAGCTGCCGAAGGAAGGCCCCTCGGTCAAGAAGGCCCCCAAGGGCTCGCTGACCCCGGGCAAGAGCGGCGGCACCACCGCCGCGGTCAAGCGCGCCGCCGGCAAGCGCGTCGCCGCCGCGGCCGGCACCGCTGCCGCCGCCACCAAGAAGACCGCCGCCAAGAAGACGACGACGGCCACCCGCACCACCGCCGCGGCGGCCAAGAAGACCACCGCGACGGCCAAGAAGGCGGCTCCCGCCAAGACGGCCGCGGCGGCCAAGAAGACCACCGCGACGGCCAAGAAGGCGGCTCCCGCCAAGACGGCCGCGGCGGCCAAGAAGACCACCGCGACGGCCAAGAAGGCCACCGCGACGGCCAAGAAGACCGCTCCGGCGAAGAAGACCGCCACCCGCAAGACCACCGCGCGCAAGACCGCCGCCAAGTAG
- a CDS encoding GntR family transcriptional regulator — translation MPSQEPPYLRISDDLRRRITEGEWRIGERLPSRAQLAAAYGVGANVLQRAQELLISEGLLEGRAGSGTYVRTPAERRPMVRSRHRSLHGSAPFAARPGAADPAGTWDATSYARTPAPARIAERLAIEPGEWTVRTCYEFLLDGRPVQLAESWEPMAVTDGTPVLLPELGPLAGAGVVARMASIGVTVDFAVERPRPARAGQEQAHLLGLSAGDLVTLIERTYFDTEGRAVETADLVVPDAGWDIVYELPVDGR, via the coding sequence ATGCCCTCACAGGAGCCCCCGTACCTGCGGATCTCGGACGACCTGCGCCGCCGCATCACCGAGGGCGAGTGGCGGATCGGCGAGCGGCTGCCCTCCCGCGCCCAGCTCGCGGCCGCGTACGGCGTGGGCGCCAACGTGCTGCAGCGCGCGCAGGAACTGCTCATCTCCGAAGGCCTGCTGGAGGGCCGGGCCGGCTCCGGCACCTATGTCCGCACCCCGGCCGAGCGGCGCCCGATGGTCCGCTCGCGGCACCGCTCCCTGCACGGCTCCGCGCCGTTCGCCGCCCGGCCCGGCGCGGCCGACCCGGCCGGCACCTGGGACGCCACCAGCTACGCCCGGACCCCGGCACCGGCCCGCATCGCGGAACGCCTGGCCATCGAGCCGGGCGAATGGACCGTCCGCACCTGCTACGAATTCCTGCTCGACGGACGGCCGGTACAGCTCGCGGAGAGCTGGGAGCCGATGGCCGTCACCGACGGCACACCCGTCCTGCTGCCCGAACTCGGCCCGCTGGCCGGCGCCGGCGTGGTCGCCCGGATGGCCTCCATCGGCGTCACCGTGGACTTCGCCGTCGAGCGGCCGCGGCCCGCCCGGGCCGGCCAGGAACAGGCCCACCTGCTCGGGCTGTCCGCGGGCGACCTCGTCACCCTGATCGAGCGCACCTACTTCGACACCGAGGGGCGCGCGGTGGAGACCGCCGACCTGGTCGTCCCGGACGCCGGCTGGGACATCGTCTACGAGCTGCCGGTGGACGGCCGCTGA